The Glycine soja cultivar W05 unplaced genomic scaffold, ASM419377v2 tig00104511_1_pilon_84547_1256723, whole genome shotgun sequence nucleotide sequence GCCTtcccaacaacaaaaacaactccTCCACCATCACTCACCCAACCCTATCAGAATGCACAGTGCAACACGCTCCAAAGCAGAGCATCTTCTCAAGATCGCAAAGAAGCTCTTCTAGAACCGCAATCTAACAGGCTCGCATGAGTTTGTGGTCCTGGATCACGAAACTGAGCCTCTCCTAGAAGGCTCCAACCAGATCCTTATTCAAGCATAGCGTTGATGTCCCTAATGGGGGCACTGTTATccatttcatttgctttttgtGTTGAAAGGGATTTGAGTCAGTGGAGGTTGGGTTGGAATGTCACACTATTGATTGTGGCTTATGCAGTATGGTACCCCATTCTTTgtattctctttttttaattttttttctttggacaTTCTAGATGTATATAATAGCACGTTTTCTTAGATGGGAACATGGGAACCCACAAATCAATCGTGTCTAGTGTTCTTTGCATTGACTTTAATGATCTGGCATTGAATATATATGACTATAATTTGACCAATTGACACCACATACTAAGGTTACATCGATCTTGATTATATAATTGATggctaaagaaaaataatatgtgAATTATTGATGTAGGGTATAGCGGTTTCTGGAGTGATGGTAGCCGGGGTTTCATGGTGTGTACGCACGAGAGGTCCACTGTTTGTCTCCGTTTTTAGCCCTCTAATGCTTGTGGTTGTGGCCTTTGCTGGATCCACTATTTTGGACGAGAAACTATACCTTGGAACTGCTTCTATTTACATGCTTCTTTTTGTTCTGTTTATTTAGATCTATAAAATAGTATTATGagtatttcaattttcaaccaTGGAATGCAAACATCTTGTTTTCTATTCATTAAGTGCAACTCCAACTTTTTccaaatatttcattaattcaTTCCTAATATAGGTCTATGTGTGCATGAGGCAATAAACTAAATGAATTGATTATTAATATACAACTTTATTTCTATATTATGGTTGGTTGTCATTTggaaattcataaatttttatgCAACTCTTTCCACAGACTTcacttttttcctatttttgatTTTGAGGGGAACAATAAGTCAAGTTGACATATGTTATAGGGAACACTTCATTACATTTGGCTTTCTATATGATGCATCCAAAAGATGTATAATATATTTCCTTAATAGAAACTATGGTGGTTATTCAGTTAGCATGGAAAGAATATCTTAATGTTGCTGaatttatttcctttatttaaATGATTAGCTTAGTTCTTAATGGAATATTGCCATATTACACAGGGTGGCATTGGTTCTGCTGGTTTGTCAGCAGAGGACCTTCATGTTCTGGATCTCACTCAGCAATGGCCACATTGGCATTGGTTTGAATTGTAATCTACGTTCCTGATGACTTAATGCTTCCAACGTTATTTAATCTAATCTAGAGGGTTCTGAATATTATGCAGAGTGTCTGTTCAGGGCCCTGGACCCAGGCCATGCTATGGACATGTAATGGCTTTGGTGGGGCAGAGGTATCTAATGGCAATTGGAGGCAATGATGGTAACAACCCAAATGCCATCCCTTTAGCT carries:
- the LOC114404552 gene encoding serine/threonine-protein phosphatase BSL3-like isoform X1, coding for MEYCHITQGGIGSAGLSAEDLHVLDLTQQWPHWHWFELVSVQGPGPRPCYGHVMALVGQRYLMAIGGNDGKRPLADVWALDTAAKPYEWHKLEPEGEGPPPCIADFLEGFIFGTTSSAHQHTKEDLQLEKSICL